Below is a window of Actinomycetota bacterium DNA.
CCGTGTTCCATCAATTGTGGCCAGCTTTGCCCGGCGTGGAATTGCATATGACAATTCTTCGTCACCATTATCTGGAATGACCACGATCTTACGAGCCTTATCGGTTTCATCAATACGGATACGTCCGGTAGCTGCGCTGATCGGCGCAACGCCCTTCGGAGTACGTGCCTCAAACAATTCGACAACGCGAGGTAGACCGTGGGTAATGTCGCCACCATCTGCCGCACCACCGGTGTGGAAGGTACGCATAGTTAGCTGGGTTCCAGGTTCACCAATCGACTGAGCAGCAATGATACCTACAGCTTCACCGATATCAACAAGTTTTCCAGTTGCAAGTGAACGGCCGTAGCACTTCGCACAAGTACCGTAGCGGCTATCGCAGGTAAGAACTGAGCGAACTTTAACTTCTTCAATTCCAGCTGCAATAATCGCGTCAACATCAAGGATGCCGATGTCAGTTCCCGCGGCATAAAGTGTCTTACCGCCAGCAACAACATCTTGCGCTAAACAGCGAGATGCGATTGAGGTATCAAGGTGACTATCGGTCAGGCTCTTTGCCAAACCACGATCAGTTCCGCAGTCAATTTCACGGATGATGACATCCTGTGAAACGTCAACTAGTCGTCGAGTTAGGTAACCCGAGTCAGCGGTACGAAGCGCAGTATCGGCCAAACCTTTACGAGCGCCGTGAGTCGAGATGAAGTACTCAAGTACTGACAAGCCTTCACGGAAGTTGCTCTTGATTGGTCGCGGAATGATCTCACCCTTCGGGTTAGCCACCAGACCACGCATACCTGCAATCTGTCGAATCTGAAGCATGTTTCCACGAGCACCCGAATCCACCATCATCCAGACAGGGTTGGTTACTGGGAAGTTTGCGGTCATGGCTTCAGCAACTCGACTTGTTGCATCTGTCCAAACTTCAATCAGTTCCTGACGACGCTCAGAGTCAGCAATCAAACCGCGGTCGTATTGCTTCTGAATCTTCTCAGCTTTTTCTTCTGCTTCAGCAAGCAAGGCACCCTTTGAATCAGGAGCCACGACATCAGCAAAGGAGATGGTTACGCCAGAGCGAGTTGCCCAGTGGAATCCGGCTTCCTTCAGCGCATCCAAAGTGGTAGCAACCTGGACTTTAGGATAACGCTCAGCCAAGTCATTAATAATTTCACCAAGCTTTGACTTCTTAACTTCAGTGTTAACAAATGGGTAGTTGTCAGGCAAGGCTTCGTTGAATAGCGCTCGGCCAAGGGTCGTTTCTAGGACAACACTGTCGCCAGGATTCCAGCCCTCTGGAGTTTCATCGGCCGGTGGCACAACATCGGCAAAGAGGATCTTTACCTTACTCTGCAGGCCAAGATTGTGAATGTCGTAGGCCATTACTGCCTCTGCTACCGAACTGTAAATTTGACCTTCACCTAGGCCACCAGCTTGATGACGAGTAAGCGAGTACAAACCTAGAACCATGTCCTGAGTCGGCGAGGTAATTGGGCGGCCATTCGCTGGCGACAAAATGTTATTCGTCGAAAGCATCAAGACGCGCGCTTCAGCCTGAGCTTCTGCAGACAATGGAACGTGCACAGCCATCTGGTCACCGTCGAAGTCAGCGTTGAACGCGGTACATACGAGTGGGTGAATCTGGATTGCCTTGCCTTCAATCAACTGTGGTTCGAAAGCCTGAATACCCAAGCGGTGCAGGGTAGGTGCGCGGTTAAGTAGCACAGGATGTTCAGTAATAACTTCTTCCAAGACATCCCAGACAACTGATCGCTGACGCTCAACCATGCGCTTTGCACTCTTGATGTTCTGTGCGTGATTTAAATCAACCAAGCGCTTCATGACGAACGGCTTGAAAAGTTCAAGTGCCATTTGCTTTGGCAAACCACACTGATGCAGTTTGAGCTGTGGACCAACAACGATTACCGAACGGCCTGAGTAGTCAACGCGCTTGCCGAGCAAGTTCTGACGGAAACGACCCTGCTTACCCTTAAG
It encodes the following:
- a CDS encoding DNA-directed RNA polymerase subunit beta', giving the protein MLDVNVFDELRIGLAGAEHIRAWSHGEVKKPETINYRTLKPERDGLFCEKIFGPTRDWECYCGKYKRVRFKGIVCERCGVEVTRSKVRRERMGHIELAAPVTHIWYFKGVPSRLGYLLDLAPKDLEKVIYFAAYMITEVDEAGRREDLPTLEARLGEKKKNLTNKRDAIINERLQKMEEDLAELEAEGAKADTKRKVRESGEREIASVRKKADAEIDRLDKVFDRFRTLKVQDLEGDEILYREMREGYGRYFKGGMGAAAIQHRLETFDLLGEAEKLKEIIEHGKGQKKTRALKRLKVVNAFLATGGSPAAMVLDAVPVIPPDLRPMVQLDGGRFATSDLNDLYRRVINRNNRLKRLLDLGAPEIIVNNEKRMLQESVDALFDNGRRGRPVTGPGNRPLKSLSDMLKGKQGRFRQNLLGKRVDYSGRSVIVVGPQLKLHQCGLPKQMALELFKPFVMKRLVDLNHAQNIKSAKRMVERQRSVVWDVLEEVITEHPVLLNRAPTLHRLGIQAFEPQLIEGKAIQIHPLVCTAFNADFDGDQMAVHVPLSAEAQAEARVLMLSTNNILSPANGRPITSPTQDMVLGLYSLTRHQAGGLGEGQIYSSVAEAVMAYDIHNLGLQSKVKILFADVVPPADETPEGWNPGDSVVLETTLGRALFNEALPDNYPFVNTEVKKSKLGEIINDLAERYPKVQVATTLDALKEAGFHWATRSGVTISFADVVAPDSKGALLAEAEEKAEKIQKQYDRGLIADSERRQELIEVWTDATSRVAEAMTANFPVTNPVWMMVDSGARGNMLQIRQIAGMRGLVANPKGEIIPRPIKSNFREGLSVLEYFISTHGARKGLADTALRTADSGYLTRRLVDVSQDVIIREIDCGTDRGLAKSLTDSHLDTSIASRCLAQDVVAGGKTLYAAGTDIGILDVDAIIAAGIEEVKVRSVLTCDSRYGTCAKCYGRSLATGKLVDIGEAVGIIAAQSIGEPGTQLTMRTFHTGGAADGGDITHGLPRVVELFEARTPKGVAPISAATGRIRIDETDKARKIVVIPDNGDEELSYAIPRRAKLATIDGTRDGRTLADGDTVQAGQPLLLGKPDPKEVLRIRGPRQVQIHLTDEVQEVYRSQGVSIHDKHIEVIVRQMLKRVVIVEQGDSQFLTGELVERTAYESANRQLVTENKGKSASARPELMGITKASLATESWLSAASFQETTRVLTDAAINGKKDPLLGLKENVIIGKLIPAGTGLPRYRNVKVEPTEEAKAAVYATMSSFDAYEIADFGTGTGEAVRLDDFELGRSNA